tGTCTTTCATCAGCTTCAGCAGATAACAGTCTGTTATCCAATTGATTGTATTCATCATCTTTAGAGAATAATTCATCAAAAGAATCTCCATCATCACCATTGCACGGCTCCTGTTTTACAGGTTTTCTCTTCCATGcaagtaaaatatgtttattagatGATAGATTGTGCATGTCAGCTTTGaagtaacataatatgaatAGGCAGTCTGAATAAAGAAATCTTGACATAACATACTTACTCTGAGTACATGACTTGTCATCACATAGACACAAAATTTTTTGTTCCAGTGGAGATAGTTGACCTAGCAGCTTGCCATTTTCTATTTGCTTTTGTTTGATTAATATACTTCGCCTCTTATCTGACCAAAActgcaaaacaaattattaaatggttgaaaacaaatattttggttTGAAATATATTGACGGTCCCTACATAGGGACGGTGGAATAAACATtgcttgtttagtgttaattaccatggcgataagcagtttgatccttattgtcttaaataaatgcagttcattttaataaggactgTTTAAATATCAACAATCCctaatgcaattttgcagatttgatactatacgtagggacaATATGGTAGCCCATCATAGACACTAATGTCTTAGTGACAGTGTTCATACTACTTTGAAAGCTTTGGGTGTATTACATGCTGCTGTTTTTGTGGAAATTATGACAATTACCATAAAGAAAGTATCATGCTTGTCTtgctctttataaataatataataataataatatcagccctgtattatctacttgcccactgctgagcacgggcctcctgtactactgaaagggattaggccttagtccaccacgctggcctagtgcggattgatagacttcacacaccttcgaaattcctatagagaacttctcagatgtgcaggtttcctcacgatgttttccttcaccattaaagcgaacgataaattcacaaagaatacacacatgattttttagaaaagccagaggtgtgtgcccttgggatttgaacctgcggacattcgtctcggcagtccgttctaaaCCCAACTAGGCAAACTAGGCAACTTGTAATAATGGTAACATACTTTTATCCACCCTTTAGTTGATTTAGAAGCACCATCAATAGAATTAGCTATGTTAGCAAGTTCAACCCATAGTTTCTTGAATTTGGCGTGGCCCATGCCTACTCTTAGTTTTCTGTGGGCTAAATCAGGGTGCTTTTCCATGAAATCCACAATGGCTCTAACTTGTGCCAATGATGTTCTTGATaccttaaacatatttttaaactaaaatttatttataaatactcaGCAGTTAGTGATCTACCATTGTATATTACTGATGCCAAACTTATTAAACTTTTTGAATGTATGTATAGTTTATTCTGGCCTGTAATAAACTTATGTTTTAAACTATTCTTAATACACAAACAATTAACATTCAAAAAGGAGAAACAGAAACAGTACTTGGAAGGCATATTATAACTACATAACACTACCACTAACTTCGTGGAATACACCATGATCATATGGAATTGCAGTcagatacaatttatttttaaatgacaagaaagtagaaaatttataattttgtagttttcaGTAGgtactctatttttaaaataaaacataaaactatcaTAAACTTACTCGGACTGATTCGCTGAATTCATCGGTTTCGGACATtgcattaacaattattatgagTTGATATTACTTTAGATAGGATTgttgcatttattatattcaataaacaaaGCTAGGTTCTCCCTGAAAGATTCGACTACAACTTATTGTGGCATTTGTGACTTATAGATTACATTCcctttacttaaaaaaaaatgctattatcTAGTTGAATGTAAATACCATAATTCGTGCCTCTGCattacagtttttaatattttatacctatatagaatttttataaatattgaaatgctCGTCTGACTTTGACACCTACGaccattttttttcttcgtccttCAGTGTTACCAACTCTCAGAAATATTTATCCCTAACTCTAAGTCGAAACCCCCTAAAACTGCCTCAATTATTTGGAAATCCgcctaaaaattatatttaatcaaaataatatataataagtaatattcagtgatatttgttaatgctttttatttataaattaactaatacatTAAAGAATATGTCAGTTTCCGCTGAAGAgtcagaatttttaaaatcatacatgttaacattgaaatttaacattttagaaGATGGATTGAATGTTGTACAAGATCCACCATTACGAATTAATGTGAATCGAATCATCATTATGCTTTGCAACATTTCAATCGATAGCCTATTTCGtagcttatttttaactatattatagaTCTAGAAAGCACGTTCAACACTTGCATTCGAAATGGGAACCGTAACAAACGCTATTATTGCATT
This Manduca sexta isolate Smith_Timp_Sample1 unplaced genomic scaffold, JHU_Msex_v1.0 HiC_scaffold_237, whole genome shotgun sequence DNA region includes the following protein-coding sequences:
- the LOC115443783 gene encoding uncharacterized protein LOC115443783 isoform X1; translation: MSETDEFSESVRFKNMFKVSRTSLAQVRAIVDFMEKHPDLAHRKLRVGMGHAKFKKLWVELANIANSIDGASKSTKGWIKFWSDKRRSILIKQKQIENGKLLGQLSPLEQKILCLCDDKSCTQRKRKPVKQEPCNGDDGDSFDELFSKDDEYNQLDNRLLSAEADERQLNIIEKLVDVMDQQAAAMSQMAQASLTNSKALERIAEASHIQALAVDRIAGTFETISASVHDVRNAILGIDYTMKRCYPVTTQRQNSNIFS
- the LOC115443783 gene encoding uncharacterized protein LOC115443783 isoform X2 encodes the protein MSETDEFSESVRVSRTSLAQVRAIVDFMEKHPDLAHRKLRVGMGHAKFKKLWVELANIANSIDGASKSTKGWIKFWSDKRRSILIKQKQIENGKLLGQLSPLEQKILCLCDDKSCTQRKRKPVKQEPCNGDDGDSFDELFSKDDEYNQLDNRLLSAEADERQLNIIEKLVDVMDQQAAAMSQMAQASLTNSKALERIAEASHIQALAVDRIAGTFETISASVHDVRNAILGIDYTMKRCYPVTTQRQNSNIFS